A genomic window from Cricetulus griseus strain 17A/GY chromosome 4, alternate assembly CriGri-PICRH-1.0, whole genome shotgun sequence includes:
- the LOC100764488 gene encoding olfactory receptor 7G2-like, which translates to MEFANQTDTIEFLLLGLSDDPELQSILFGIFLFMYLVTFLGNLLIILTISSDFRLHTPMYFLLSNLSLADICISSTTVPKMLLNIQTQDQRISYAGCLTQACFVLIFAGLENCLLSAMAYDRYVAICHPLRYTVIMNSHFCTLLILVSLIISVVNALLLSLTVLQLTFCTDIEIPHFFCELAQIIKLACSDTLINKILIYIAALLFGGIPFFGIFLSYTEIVSSVLKIPTRQGRYKAFSTCGSHLLVVSLFYGTGLGVYISSAVTESPRKTAVASVMYSTVTQMLNPFIYSLRNRDMKEALRKLTTRMASLM; encoded by the coding sequence ATGGAATTTGCAAATCAAACAGATACAATAGAATTCTTGCTCTTGGGCCTTTCAGATGATCCAGAATTGCAATCCATTCTTTTTGGAATATTCCTGTTTATGTACCTGGTCACATTTCTTGGGAACTTACTCATTATCCTGACCATCAGTTCAGATTTCcgcctccacacacccatgtactttttGCTCTCCAACCTATCCTTGGCTGACATTTGTATAAGCTCAACCACAGTTCCAAAGATGCTACTGAATATCCAAACACAGGATCAGAGAATATCATATGCAGGCTGCCTCACTCaggcttgctttgttttgatttttgctgGATTAGAAAATTGTTTGCTTTCggcaatggcctatgaccgctatgtggctaTTTGCCACCCTCTGAGATACACAGTTATCATGAATTCACACTTCTGTACTCTACTAATTCTAGTTTCCCTGATCATTAGTGTTGTGAATGCACTACTGCTCAGTCTCACGGTCCTGCAGCTGACTTTctgcacagacattgaaatcccCCACTTCTTCTGTGAACTTGCTCAGATCATAAAGCTTGCCTGCTCTGACACACTTATCAATAAGATTTTGATTTATATTGCTGCTCTCCTATTTGGTGGTATTCCTTTCTTCGGAATTTTTCTGTCTTATACTGAAATTGTCTCCTCAGTTTTGAAAATTCCAACCAGGCAAGGACGGTATAAGGCCTTTTCCACTTGCGGTTCTCACCTGTTAGTTGTCTCCCTGTTTTATGGGACAGGTTTGGGAGTTTACATTAGCTCTGCAGTTACAGAATCTCCCAGGAAGACAGCAGTGGCTTCGGTAATGTATTCCACAGTCACTCAGATGCTAAACCCCTTTATCTATAGCTTGAGGAACAGAGACATGAAGGAAGCCTTGAGAAAACTCACCACTAGGATGGCTTCCCTTATGTGA